From the Treponema pectinovorum genome, one window contains:
- the hisF gene encoding imidazole glycerol phosphate synthase subunit HisF yields MLKKRIIVCLDVKDGRTTKGVKFQNNVDIGDPVEMAKKYYEQGVDELVFYDIMASANSRGPILNLISKVAEQIFIPFCVGGGIGCVEDIRSTILAGAEKVSLNSQAVKNPKLITEGAKIFGNQCIVLGMDAKKDESAPSGYSVYINGGRVKTELDALEWAKHAVELGAGEIVLNSIDADGMKTGYELNLTKMIAENVSVPVIASGGGGTVQHLKDVLTDGKADAALIASMVHSLGYTVQGIKEELKGEGVPVRL; encoded by the coding sequence ATGCTAAAAAAAAGAATAATAGTTTGTCTGGATGTAAAAGACGGAAGAACAACAAAAGGCGTAAAATTTCAGAATAATGTGGATATTGGAGACCCTGTGGAAATGGCAAAAAAATATTACGAGCAGGGAGTCGATGAACTGGTCTTTTACGACATAATGGCAAGCGCAAATTCGCGAGGCCCAATCTTAAATTTGATAAGCAAAGTTGCGGAACAGATTTTTATTCCATTTTGTGTGGGCGGAGGAATCGGCTGTGTAGAAGATATACGCTCTACAATTCTTGCAGGAGCTGAAAAGGTGAGTTTAAATAGTCAGGCTGTAAAAAATCCGAAGCTCATAACTGAAGGCGCAAAAATTTTTGGGAACCAGTGCATTGTATTGGGAATGGACGCAAAAAAAGATGAATCTGCACCGAGCGGATACAGCGTTTACATAAACGGTGGCCGGGTAAAAACGGAACTCGACGCTTTAGAATGGGCAAAGCACGCTGTCGAATTGGGGGCTGGCGAAATCGTTTTAAACTCTATAGATGCTGACGGCATGAAAACCGGTTACGAATTAAATCTTACAAAAATGATCGCAGAAAATGTGAGCGTTCCTGTAATCGCTTCTGGCGGAGGAGGAACTGTTCAACATTTAAAAGATGTTTTAACAGACGGAAAAGCAGACGCAGCCCTTATTGCAAGCATGGTTCACAGTTTGGGCTATACGGTTCAAGGAATAAAAGAAGAATTAAAAGGAGAAGGCGTGCCTGTAAGACTTTAA
- a CDS encoding DEAD/DEAH box helicase, giving the protein MMKDSKFNAEDILANRDGVFVETTPIQNADESEDSEEISFADLGLSEKILDAIEKKGFKTPSPIQTLAIPRLLNGDTNLIAKARTGTGKTAAFGLPIVQNICEESDHVRALILEPTRELAIQTCNEMQSFSTGKFPRVAVLYGGASYSTQIRDLKRGTEIVVGTPGRIKDHLERGTLKLDKIDYFILDEGDEMLDMGFVDDIKSIFAQANPSSRILLFSATMPKPILQIAEEFMGEYDVVEEEGFVEEPLLIDQKYWVVSERDKIEALVRLIDISPDFYGLVFTMTKNDADTVSRLLDERGYEAAALHGDVPQGQREKILARFRNKKTRILVATDVAARGIDITGLSHVVNYSLPFDAATYVHRIGRTGRAGTSGIAVTFVRPEERRKLEFLKKRIRIAAKGEMIEENVPSVVQVLEVKRQRIFDELKEKLGLKAKFESENDDFDLDDKNQTYDDETIPIFDESANQNENSIGMKEFQSEDKNSPKKTFEPKLIQVKDLYKKAADELCGEYDAKDILAAVLEINYGNSLDESHYGKVMAARSGGGSTPDQKRIYVQLGRRDGYNAKSIAEYFSDLLHIPGRMVDRIDVSQNFSLLSLPSVNAVRALELSKSRTSLPHMHLDSKDDDNFFGSGRSRSRRRDGGRFEKSEGSFFRRGERQSRFGADRYSVARGENSSRERGKRSKFLGNLKNEHGRARVHTSTTRNGASAYKKSSRNFEEF; this is encoded by the coding sequence ATGATGAAAGACTCAAAATTTAATGCCGAAGATATTTTGGCAAACCGCGATGGTGTTTTTGTCGAAACAACACCAATTCAAAATGCTGACGAATCTGAAGATTCAGAAGAAATTTCCTTTGCCGATTTAGGATTGAGCGAAAAAATCTTAGATGCAATCGAAAAAAAAGGTTTTAAAACTCCTTCTCCTATTCAAACTCTGGCAATTCCTCGCTTGCTCAACGGCGACACAAATCTAATCGCAAAGGCAAGAACTGGAACTGGAAAAACTGCTGCATTTGGACTTCCAATCGTTCAAAATATCTGCGAAGAAAGCGACCATGTTCGTGCACTTATTCTAGAACCAACCAGAGAACTTGCGATTCAAACCTGCAACGAAATGCAATCATTTTCGACGGGAAAATTTCCGCGTGTTGCCGTTTTGTACGGTGGCGCTTCGTATTCAACACAAATAAGAGATTTAAAACGAGGAACAGAAATCGTTGTTGGAACTCCAGGTCGCATAAAAGATCACTTGGAAAGGGGAACTTTAAAACTCGACAAGATTGATTATTTTATCCTTGACGAAGGCGACGAAATGCTCGACATGGGCTTTGTTGACGACATAAAGTCAATCTTTGCACAGGCAAATCCTTCCAGCAGAATCCTGCTTTTTAGCGCGACAATGCCAAAACCAATATTGCAGATTGCCGAAGAGTTTATGGGCGAATACGATGTTGTCGAAGAAGAGGGTTTTGTTGAAGAGCCTTTGCTGATAGACCAGAAATATTGGGTTGTGAGCGAGCGTGATAAGATTGAAGCCTTGGTTCGCCTTATCGACATTTCGCCGGATTTTTATGGGCTTGTCTTTACAATGACAAAAAACGATGCCGATACAGTTAGCAGGCTTTTGGACGAGCGCGGATACGAAGCGGCAGCCTTGCACGGCGATGTTCCGCAAGGTCAGCGGGAGAAAATCCTTGCCAGATTTAGAAATAAAAAAACTCGAATTCTCGTTGCAACGGATGTCGCGGCTCGTGGTATCGACATAACAGGGTTGAGCCATGTTGTAAATTATTCTCTTCCGTTTGACGCTGCAACTTATGTTCACAGGATTGGAAGAACAGGTCGTGCAGGAACTTCAGGAATTGCGGTTACTTTCGTGCGACCGGAAGAAAGGCGAAAACTAGAATTCTTAAAAAAACGAATTCGCATTGCTGCAAAAGGCGAAATGATTGAAGAAAATGTTCCGTCGGTTGTTCAAGTTTTAGAAGTAAAAAGACAGCGAATTTTTGATGAACTCAAAGAAAAACTTGGTTTAAAAGCAAAATTCGAGAGCGAAAACGATGATTTTGATTTGGACGATAAAAATCAAACCTATGATGATGAGACGATTCCAATTTTTGATGAAAGTGCAAATCAAAATGAAAATTCAATAGGAATGAAAGAATTTCAATCGGAAGATAAAAATTCACCTAAAAAAACTTTTGAGCCTAAATTGATTCAAGTAAAAGATTTGTATAAAAAAGCTGCCGATGAACTTTGCGGGGAATACGATGCAAAGGATATCCTTGCTGCTGTTTTAGAAATAAACTACGGAAACTCGCTCGACGAAAGCCACTACGGAAAAGTTATGGCTGCTCGCTCAGGGGGGGGCTCAACTCCTGACCAGAAACGAATTTATGTCCAGCTTGGAAGGCGAGATGGCTACAATGCAAAGTCAATCGCCGAATATTTTAGCGATTTACTCCATATTCCTGGCAGAATGGTTGACCGAATTGATGTGAGCCAGAATTTTTCATTGTTGAGTTTACCTTCTGTAAATGCAGTTCGTGCGTTGGAACTTTCTAAAAGTCGCACGAGCCTTCCGCACATGCACCTTGATTCAAAAGATGACGACAACTTTTTTGGCAGTGGTCGCAGCCGTTCAAGAAGACGAGATGGTGGAAGATTTGAAAAGTCCGAAGGAAGTTTTTTTCGCCGTGGCGAAAGGCAAAGTCGCTTTGGAGCAGATCGCTATTCAGTAGCAAGAGGAGAAAATTCCAGCAGGGAGCGCGGTAAGCGCAGCAAATTTCTTGGAAACTTGAAAAATGAACACGGAAGAGCGCGAGTACATACTTCAACAACAAGAAATGGAGCGAGTGCTTATAAAAAATCCAGCAGGAATTTTGAAGAATTTTAA
- a CDS encoding CarD family transcriptional regulator: MSTQFLLNEKVVYPSQGVGEIKEIFDRKNGEQIVQYYRIYLEVSDMIVMVPVANSEKLGIRKIVSADEAQKALEILGEPVESVTSDWKLRYQMNLDLLKKGSIEDITNIVRTLYHRSKVKELPIQERKLYDTARKLLTDEISLALGISTKEIEAMLHAKLEVNAIHEKKAVQLDSDDDDDDEFGDDLTASSNNEDDDSDERDDSDDEESDDDGDES; this comes from the coding sequence ATGAGTACACAATTTTTACTTAACGAAAAAGTAGTTTATCCGAGCCAAGGTGTAGGCGAAATCAAAGAAATTTTTGACAGAAAAAACGGCGAACAAATCGTTCAATATTACAGAATCTACCTTGAAGTTTCAGACATGATAGTCATGGTTCCTGTAGCAAATTCAGAAAAACTTGGAATAAGAAAGATTGTTTCCGCAGATGAAGCGCAAAAAGCATTGGAAATTTTAGGAGAACCAGTTGAATCTGTAACTTCGGACTGGAAATTGCGCTACCAGATGAACCTTGACCTCTTAAAAAAAGGAAGCATAGAAGACATAACAAATATCGTTCGAACCCTCTATCATCGCTCAAAAGTAAAGGAACTTCCAATTCAAGAGAGAAAACTCTACGATACCGCAAGAAAACTCCTTACAGACGAAATTTCGCTTGCACTGGGAATTTCTACAAAAGAGATAGAAGCAATGCTCCATGCAAAACTTGAAGTCAATGCAATTCACGAAAAGAAAGCTGTTCAACTTGATAGCGACGATGACGATGATGACGAATTTGGAGATGATTTGACTGCATCGTCAAATAATGAAGACGATGATTCCGATGAGAGAGACGATTCTGACGATGAAGAAAGCGATGATGACGGAGATGAAAGCTGA
- the hisH gene encoding imidazole glycerol phosphate synthase subunit HisH, with the protein MIGIVDYNAGNIKSVERALIAIKAEYKISQNPLDLENCEKIIFPGVGEAKYAMEQLKKTGFDSFLRDFYSQKKQILGICLGSQIIFEHSQEGDIACLGLLRGSIKSFQTVWQENGESPNLKVPQIGWNDLTYSNGSSKLLKGIPEHCDFYFVHSYLIQPEDKSIVKAFANYGTQVPACIEKDNLCAFQCHPEKSGKWGLKVLQNFINS; encoded by the coding sequence ATGATTGGAATTGTAGATTATAACGCTGGAAATATAAAGAGTGTCGAAAGAGCGCTTATTGCAATAAAAGCAGAATACAAAATTTCGCAGAATCCTTTAGATTTAGAAAATTGCGAAAAGATAATTTTTCCTGGAGTTGGCGAAGCGAAATACGCGATGGAGCAACTAAAAAAAACAGGCTTTGATTCGTTTTTGCGCGATTTTTATTCCCAAAAAAAACAAATTTTAGGAATCTGTCTTGGCTCGCAGATAATTTTTGAACATTCTCAAGAAGGCGATATCGCTTGTCTTGGACTATTAAGGGGCTCGATAAAGAGTTTTCAAACGGTTTGGCAAGAAAACGGTGAAAGTCCAAATCTAAAAGTTCCGCAAATTGGCTGGAACGATTTGACATATTCAAATGGGTCTTCAAAACTTTTAAAAGGGATTCCTGAGCATTGCGATTTTTACTTTGTGCATTCGTATTTGATTCAGCCAGAGGATAAAAGCATTGTAAAAGCGTTTGCAAATTACGGTACTCAAGTTCCTGCCTGCATAGAAAAAGACAATCTTTGCGCATTCCAGTGCCATCCAGAAAAATCTGGAAAATGGGGCTTAAAAGTTCTCCAGAATTTTATCAACTCATAA
- the ispF gene encoding 2-C-methyl-D-erythritol 2,4-cyclodiphosphate synthase — protein MIPMRETILTMKKAMMTEMKADSCQKKLALILTAAGSSNRMGGLKKEYLELNGGTVLSSAASVFLDTLGFSAVIVTFPHKEDVNLLKIEEEKSRKAVFSDERVKKAAENGIKFFFVPGGNNRQASVYNALLKLHSVFGENPALVFIHDGARPFVSKKIIVSTYALALENGCAAAGIEPVDTQKEIDEKGFITKHLVRSKMISIQTPQVFPLDELLQAHKKAQNSAKEFTDDTEIWDEFSNGQKIKVSTGESSNKKITFKQDLDKKSGEKGMIRIGLGYDKHALVKNRKLMLGGIQIESELGEDGHSDGDVLLHAITDALLGASALGDIGSFFPPEEAKWKDADSKSLLKTVWEKIKEEGWSLVNLDCVIALEKPKFLPYRQAVIASIAETLEVNSDQIFVKAKTGEKLGDVGQSRAIEAFATCLLEQA, from the coding sequence ATGATTCCGATGAGAGAGACGATTCTGACGATGAAGAAAGCGATGATGACGGAGATGAAAGCTGATTCCTGTCAAAAAAAACTTGCTTTAATCTTAACCGCCGCTGGCTCTTCAAACCGCATGGGCGGCCTAAAAAAAGAATATCTTGAATTAAATGGCGGTACAGTTCTATCTTCTGCCGCCTCAGTTTTTTTAGATACCCTTGGATTTTCAGCAGTGATCGTAACCTTTCCGCACAAAGAAGATGTCAATCTTTTAAAAATCGAAGAGGAAAAATCCCGCAAAGCAGTTTTTAGCGATGAGCGTGTAAAAAAAGCAGCAGAAAATGGCATAAAATTTTTCTTTGTACCAGGTGGAAACAACAGACAGGCTTCTGTTTACAATGCTTTGCTAAAATTGCATAGCGTTTTTGGCGAGAATCCTGCACTGGTTTTTATACACGACGGAGCGCGTCCCTTTGTTTCAAAAAAAATTATAGTTTCTACTTATGCGCTTGCCCTCGAAAATGGTTGTGCTGCCGCAGGGATTGAGCCTGTAGACACTCAAAAAGAAATAGACGAGAAAGGTTTTATAACAAAGCACCTTGTGCGTTCTAAGATGATTTCGATTCAAACTCCACAGGTTTTTCCTTTGGACGAACTTTTGCAAGCTCACAAAAAAGCACAAAATTCAGCAAAAGAATTTACAGACGATACTGAAATTTGGGACGAATTTTCAAATGGACAAAAAATAAAGGTTTCGACAGGAGAAAGTTCCAACAAAAAAATCACATTTAAACAGGATTTAGACAAAAAATCGGGAGAAAAAGGGATGATTCGCATTGGGCTAGGTTACGACAAGCACGCTTTGGTAAAAAACCGAAAACTCATGCTTGGCGGGATACAAATAGAAAGTGAACTTGGCGAAGATGGGCATTCAGACGGAGATGTGCTTCTTCACGCGATAACAGACGCTCTGCTCGGTGCCAGTGCACTCGGAGACATAGGCTCGTTTTTTCCACCAGAAGAAGCAAAGTGGAAAGATGCCGACTCAAAATCGCTTTTAAAAACCGTGTGGGAAAAAATAAAAGAAGAAGGCTGGTCTCTCGTAAACCTTGACTGCGTTATCGCCTTGGAAAAACCAAAATTTCTGCCGTACAGACAAGCGGTTATCGCTTCAATCGCAGAAACTTTAGAAGTAAATTCCGACCAAATCTTTGTAAAAGCTAAAACAGGCGAAAAACTTGGAGACGTCGGTCAAAGCCGTGCCATCGAAGCGTTTGCAACCTGTCTTTTAGAGCAAGCTTAA
- a CDS encoding RecQ family ATP-dependent DNA helicase: MAFDFIEGKDFPEQKFDSEFSLDDEVTQAAERAFGIKYLFAWQHLVISNILDSAQTADDENLMKNAAQESLEEDGVCRGKQIVLLPTGSGKSLCFLTPALLLEGATLVLYPLLALMADQKRRMEEGGLVCAVFKGGQSIEEQEENFNLIETKKAKVILANPEILQNKKIVNRLKGCKISHIAIDEAHCVSEWGESFRPAYLTLGKIIKYLDVKVVTAFTATASPPVLKRISEILFDGQAHIVQSSSDRQNIHYEVRHASAKKKAVLKACIQEKKPLIVFCSTRRRTEEMARILHSYFGNSNVKFYHAGMTKEEKNRTEKWFFDTTDGILTATCAYGMGMDKKNIYTVIHLDAPEHLENFIQEAGRAGRNGENVKSILIWGSKDNSKWKSQKEGSREKAIGDLANTNECRRGFLLKYLSGESAVCSGCDICNARKENRTIENSAMDEKIVFNFIKRHRRFYTKDELINVLLPDFNKRDIDFYKQNVWEASDLQEILSGLLGSKKIKKLSGFWEDRIDIEKGENRFLRFLNPKTIHFLQHSRLRLRHFQKELALVLE; this comes from the coding sequence ATGGCTTTCGACTTTATTGAAGGAAAAGATTTTCCAGAGCAAAAATTTGACTCGGAGTTTTCTCTTGATGACGAAGTTACTCAGGCTGCGGAGCGGGCTTTTGGAATAAAATATCTTTTTGCGTGGCAGCACCTTGTAATTTCGAACATTTTGGACAGTGCACAGACGGCAGATGACGAAAACCTAATGAAAAATGCAGCGCAAGAAAGTTTAGAGGAAGACGGTGTTTGCCGGGGAAAACAGATTGTTCTTTTGCCGACGGGGAGTGGAAAATCGCTTTGTTTTTTAACTCCTGCCCTGCTTTTAGAAGGTGCAACTTTGGTTTTGTATCCGCTTTTGGCATTGATGGCAGACCAAAAAAGGCGAATGGAAGAAGGTGGGCTTGTCTGTGCGGTATTTAAAGGTGGGCAAAGCATTGAAGAGCAGGAAGAAAATTTTAATCTTATTGAAACGAAAAAAGCAAAGGTGATACTTGCAAATCCAGAAATTTTGCAGAATAAAAAAATAGTCAACAGGTTAAAGGGCTGCAAAATAAGCCATATTGCAATAGATGAAGCCCACTGCGTTAGCGAATGGGGAGAAAGTTTTAGACCAGCGTATCTTACACTGGGAAAAATAATAAAGTACCTGGACGTAAAAGTTGTAACCGCATTCACTGCAACTGCAAGTCCTCCTGTTTTAAAGCGAATAAGTGAGATTTTATTCGATGGGCAGGCACATATTGTGCAAAGTTCAAGCGACAGGCAAAACATTCACTATGAAGTTCGGCATGCATCGGCAAAGAAAAAAGCCGTTCTAAAAGCGTGTATTCAAGAAAAAAAGCCGCTTATCGTTTTTTGTTCAACAAGGCGGAGAACCGAAGAAATGGCGAGAATTTTACACTCGTATTTTGGAAATTCAAACGTGAAATTTTATCACGCAGGAATGACGAAAGAAGAAAAAAATCGCACGGAAAAATGGTTTTTCGATACAACAGACGGAATTCTTACCGCAACCTGTGCTTATGGAATGGGCATGGACAAAAAAAATATATATACGGTTATTCATCTGGATGCGCCTGAGCATCTGGAAAATTTTATTCAAGAGGCTGGCAGAGCAGGACGAAATGGCGAAAATGTAAAATCCATTTTGATTTGGGGAAGCAAAGATAACTCAAAATGGAAGTCGCAAAAAGAAGGCTCTCGAGAAAAAGCGATTGGAGATCTTGCAAATACGAACGAGTGCAGAAGAGGTTTTCTTTTAAAATATCTTTCTGGGGAAAGTGCTGTTTGCAGCGGCTGCGACATCTGCAATGCAAGAAAAGAAAATCGGACGATTGAAAATTCCGCGATGGATGAAAAAATCGTATTTAATTTTATAAAACGACACAGAAGATTTTACACAAAAGATGAATTGATAAATGTTTTGCTTCCAGATTTTAACAAGAGGGATATAGATTTTTACAAGCAAAATGTTTGGGAAGCAAGCGATTTGCAAGAAATTTTAAGTGGTTTATTAGGTAGCAAAAAAATTAAAAAATTGAGCGGTTTTTGGGAAGACAGAATCGATATAGAAAAAGGCGAAAACAGATTTTTGAGATTTTTAAATCCAAAGACTATTCACTTTCTTCAACACTCGCGTCTTCGCCTGCGTCATTTTCAGAAGGAGTTGGCTCTGGTTTTGGAATAA